The Penaeus monodon isolate SGIC_2016 chromosome 24, NSTDA_Pmon_1, whole genome shotgun sequence DNA segment GAAGGTCATCCACTTggggcattgtttttttttcctgcaaataaaagttttttgaaaGCGAAGGAATTAGTGTCCatcgtatttatgtatttgttcagGGATTTATTTTAAGGATTACTGGAATGGATTAATCAAAAGTTGAGATGCATGCTAGGCCTTTTGAAAGGGTAAGGTCTGGCGAAGCCCCTCAAAAATTTATGAAAGTGAATTTCGTTTTCTATTTAGTTGATTGCAAAAAAGTGAAACTCGGAAATTGTTGGGGGGAAAAGAAGTAATTCTTTACACCTTATCTGTAGGTGTGAGCTGCTATCCTAGGCATCTGGACTACAAGAAATTCCGTGAGATCTGCGATGAGAATGGATCCCTGCTGATGGCCGATATGTCCCATGTGAGCGGCCTCGTAGCGGCTGGCCTGACCACCAACCCCTTCGAGCACTGCGACATTGTCACCTCGACCACTCACAAGACTCTCCGCGGCCCTCGCAGTGGAATCATTTTCTACAGGAAGGGTACGTTAACTTGacagattttatttaattttaagaatttttcttttagatggttgtatttcattttgtgtgtatttattttctggTAATTTAGTTTGAGGATTATTACATTAGATAATGACATGGCATGttcaatattaatttatatttagtattattttttaatattattttgaaccAGATATATGTTAATTAGACTGGTAACAGAAGACAAGGCAGTActgtattaatattaaaaaaacatatttatagtgATAACAGTTGAACCTTGTTTAAagtcagattttaaaaaatgtgactTTAACTGGAACTATGTTGAGGGAAACTCAAATACAGTTTCCTTTATATACTACCTTTTGAATCATCAGACCTTTGCCACTATGGAGTTACACCGAATATTGTTGCCATCAATTTCAAATAAATTTGAATTGATTATAAGCAATATAATGCAAAAGCAAAAGCCTTGTTAGTGCTGGCATTCCTGTTAGTCGGTATTTGAGCCTTTTGTCCTCCGCTGAATGACATGTGGAGGCTAATGAAAGTATTAAATGAAGTTATGTTGGCTGATTATGTTTGCAGTAAACTGATAAGGATCATTTCCTTCTGGTAATAACCCACTCCAGACCAGCAAAAGGAGAAAACCTCCATTGTTCATAGCACAAATCAGCAAGAACACCTCTTTCTACCCAGGTCAGAAGGGCGTCGACAAGACCGGAAAGCCCATTATGTATGACTACGAAGACAAAATCAACCAGGCTGTGTTTCCTGGACTTCAGGGCGGCCCCCACAACCATCAGATTGCTGGCATCGCTGTGGCTATGAGGCAGGCTGCTGAGCCCTCTTTCAAGGAGTACCAACAGCAGGTTTGTTGATGCGTCTGTTTTGTTTCCAGTCGACTTGACCAAACCCTCCCTAATgcctttttttaatgtgtatagcTTCCCACGCTGTACCATGTAATGAGATTAGGCAATAGTTAGTGAATGACCACTGCGTATAAACAGTTTATGGGATCATATAATGTATAGAAGAATATACCAACAGAAATAGCCTATGGAGATGTAAATTTGTATCTCTGAACGTATTTGTGTATCCTTTGGTTCATATAGAAGATTACAGAGATATTTTGCACAATAAAGTGGTGGTCACTAACAGGGTTTAAGCTGTATTTCACGCATTAATTTCAAAGTCAGAATTCCAATGTGGAATAACTTGTTATATTGTGAGAGACCAAATGGTTGCAATAACAGACCCTATTAGACCTATAAagcaaatagaaataaacaagatATTTAGAGGTATGCCCATATAATCATACTTCACATTTTGGGAGTGTGAATAGAAATGTTTGAAAAAAGCAAAGGTATTGTACTGACATAATTGANNNNNNNNNNNNNNNNNNNNNNNNNNNNNNNNNNNNNNNNNNNNNNNNNNNNNNNNNNNNNNNNNNNNNNNNNNNNNNNNNNNNNNNNNNNNNNNNNNNNNNNNNNNNNNNNNNNNNNNNNNNNNNNNNNNNNNNNNNNNNNNNNNNNNNNNNNNNNNNNNNNNNNNNNNNNNNNNNNNNNNNNNNNNNNNNNNNNNNNNCCCACTCCTATTTCacttttctaaaaaaacaaaatcctgcAGGTGATAAAGAACGCCCAAGCCCTGGCCAAGGGACTGCAGGAGAAGGGCTACAAGATCGTCACAGGAGGCACAGACAACCACTTGGTGTGGGTGAACATGCGCACCGTTGGGCTCTCGggaggaaaggcagagaagaTCCTAGAGGAAGTGTCCATTGCGTGTAACAAGAACACAGGTGAGGGGACTGGTTTTGGTTATTGTGATGTCAGACATNNNNNNNNNNNNNNNNNNNNNNNNNNNNNNNNNNNNNNNNNNNNNNNNNNNNNNNNNNNNNNNNNNNNCTTCGGTCTCTAGTAATTGTGGGAGTGACGAAGAGAGCTTGTATGTGGGTAcaagtgtgggtgtttgtgtgcgtcttgGTGGTATTTATATTAGTGTATTGTATGGTGGTATAAATGATTGACTGGATACTGTGCGAGCAATTCGTTGTGAATGAATTGTAATCTTCAGATTAGACTAttagtaatatgtaatatatcttttatactattattctaaGCAAGGGAGTATACCAGAAAGTCATATTAAAAGATTGAAATGGCATCTTTTCTTAGAACATTGTGACATTTTTCGTTGTCAGACCCTTGTGATGCTGAAACTTTTATCAGATACTTTATTAcgatatctttattttcttttctttattcagttttattctttattttattttatttatttatgtatatatatgttttttttattcgttatttttctttattttatttcatcctctgatatattttctttattttattttatccttttatctatttctttattttcttttattctttattttctgtctgcAGTGTATCCTTTGAAGCGAAAATTGCTTTGGGATTAATGTTTTAGGATAATTACACGTTATTATGCAATGTAAGGAGATAATATCCATTATCTGCAATTCAGTCAGATAATCAAGAATACATTTATAGACTGAAATCAAGCTCTTCttgatttaaaacccattcgGCAGCGTGAATGTTCAGCCGCAGGAGAGAGAGTCAACGGTTTAGTCAAGTTGATCCCTTTAGAGGAACATTTTTAGCCATTGTTCTGATTCTGCAGTAAAATCACTTTGAATGAAATGAATTTAGCTGGGGAAGGATAGAATAAAAGTGCAGGAGGTTATTTTGNNNNNNNNNNNNNNNNNNNNNNNNNNNNNNNNNNNNNNNNNNNNNNNNNNNNNNNNNNNNNNNNNNNNNNNNNNNNNNNNNNNNNNNNNNNNNNNNNNNNNNNNNNNNNNNNNNNNNNNNNNNNNNNNNNNNNNNNNNNNNNNNNNNNNNNNNNNNNNNNNNNNNNNNNNNNNNNNNNNNNNNNNNNNNNNNNNNNNNNNNNNNNNNNNNNNNNNNNNNNNNNNNNNNNNNNNNNNNNNNNNNNNNNNTTTTCGAAAATTCAGTCACTttggtaaacaggtgagatgctTTGCTGTGAGtgagttatatgtatgtgttatatgttgtttatattttttttaNNNNNNNNNNNNNNNNNNNNNNNNNNNNNNNNNNNNNNNNNNNNNNNNNNNNNNNNNNNNNNNNNNNNNNNNNNNNNNNNNNNNNNNNNNNNNNNNNNNNNNNNNNNNNNNNNNNNNNNNNNNNNNNNNNNNNNNNNNNNNNNNNNNNNNNNNNNNNNctgctttttatttctgttttattctatatatctatttttcactCCAAAATTTCAAGTTGTAAGATAAGTAATACCTGAAGTAAACAGACGGCATCAAAGTTACCAGCCATAGTAGTGAAAGGAAGCTGCGATGTAAATATTCGCTCGGTGAAATGGCCTTGGTTGTTTTGACAGTTCCTGGTGACAAATCTGCGCTGAATCCAAGCGGCATCCGGCTGGGCACGCCTGCCCTCACCACCAGAGGGCTGAAGGAGGCGGAGATGGAACAGGTCGTTGCCTTCATTGATGAGAGTAAGTGGGGGTTATTTGGAATTTCTNNNNNNNNNNNNNNNNNNNNNNNNNNNNNNNNNNNNNNNNNNNNNNNNNNNNNNNNNNNNNNNNNNNNNNNNNNNNNNNNNNNNNNNNNNNNNNNNNNNNNNNNNNNNNNNNNNNNNNNNNNNNNNNNNNNNNNNNNNNNNNNNNNNNNNNNNNNNNNNNNNNNNNNNNNNNNNNNNNNNNNNNNNNNNNNNNNNNNNNNNNNNNNNNNNNNNNNNNNNNNNNNNNNNNNNNNNNNNNAGTTTTCTGTACAAGTtcatagattctctctctctctttttgctgtcAGTCTGANNNNNNNNNNNNNNNNNNNNNNNNNNNNNNNNNNNNNNNNNNNNNNNNNNNNNNNNNNNNNNNNNNNNNNNNNNNNNNNNNGGTGCTCCATGTGAATTTCATCAAACCCTGCATTTCCAGGCTTCAAGATTGCTCAGGACGTGCAGGCGAAGTCAGGACCCAAGCTGGTGGACTTCAACCGTGTGCTAGGAGACGCAGAGTTCAAGGAACGCATCATCTCTTTGCGAGAGAAGGTGGAGGCATTCGCAGGTACTTTCCCCCTGCCAGGCCTAGAGGACA contains these protein-coding regions:
- the LOC119588500 gene encoding serine hydroxymethyltransferase, cytosolic-like; the protein is MMNGNAQPYSTDFPLCKPLVEDDPEVYAIIKKEKRRQRHGLEMIASENFASRAINDCLSSCLTNKYSEGMVGQRYYGGNEFIDEVEKLCQQRALKTFGLDPAKWGVNVQPYSGSPANFAVYTALVEPHGRIMGLDLPDGGHLTHGFYTATKKVSATSIFFESMPYKINVETELIDYDKLQENAKLFKPKLIIAGVSCYPRHLDYKKFREICDENGSLLMADMSHVSGLVAAGLTTNPFEHCDIVTSTTHKTLRGPRSGIIFYRKGQKGVDKTGKPIMYDYEDKINQAVFPGLQGGPHNHQIAGIAVAMRQAAEPSFKEYQQQVIKNAQALAKGLQEKGYKIVTGGTDNHLVWVNMRTVGLSGGKAEKILEEVSIACNKNTVPGDKSALNPSGIRLGTPALTTRGLKEAEMEQVVAFIDESFKIAQDVQAKSGPKLVDFNRVLGDAEFKERIISLREKVEAFAGTFPLPGLEDI